A section of the Lampris incognitus isolate fLamInc1 chromosome 8, fLamInc1.hap2, whole genome shotgun sequence genome encodes:
- the zcchc10 gene encoding zinc finger CCHC domain-containing protein 10 isoform X1 — protein MATPMHRIIARRQAEANKQHVRCQKCLEFGHWTYECTGKRKYLHRPTRTTEMKKKLKEDENKQNNSVPGPEREGPIEKKTKKKSKDSSDSSSDSDSSSDDSSSDSSDSSSSSSNDSDSSSDSDDSSSSSSVSSSSSSSSSDSSDSDSGSSSESDHGPPKKKKKKK, from the exons ATGGCGACTCCCATGCATAGAATTATAGCTCGAAGACAGGC ggaggcaaacaaacaacatgtGCGGTGCCAAAAGTGTTTGGAATTCGGACACTGGACCTACGAATGCACAGGAAAGCGGAAATATCTTCACAGACCGACGAGAACAACCGAGATGAAGAAGAAACTTAAAGAAGATGAGAATAAGCAGAACAACAGTGTCCCTGG ACCAGAAAGAGAAGGCCCCAttgaaaagaaaaccaaaaagAA GTCTAAAGACTCCAGTGACAGTAGCAGTGATTCAGACAGCTCTTCTGATGACTCATCATCTGACAGCAGCGATTCTTCTAGCTCCTCTTCGAATGATAGCGACAGCAGcagcgacagtgatgacagctcttcctcctcttcggtctcctcatcatcatcatcatcatcatcagacagCTCCGACTCTGACTCAGGAAGTAGCAGTGAATCAGATCATGGGCCaccgaaaaagaagaaaaagaagaaatag
- the zcchc10 gene encoding zinc finger CCHC domain-containing protein 10 isoform X2: MATPMHRIIARRQAEANKQHVRCQKCLEFGHWTYECTGKRKYLHRPTRTTEMKKKLKEDENKQNNSVPGSKDSSDSSSDSDSSSDDSSSDSSDSSSSSSNDSDSSSDSDDSSSSSSVSSSSSSSSSDSSDSDSGSSSESDHGPPKKKKKKK; the protein is encoded by the exons ATGGCGACTCCCATGCATAGAATTATAGCTCGAAGACAGGC ggaggcaaacaaacaacatgtGCGGTGCCAAAAGTGTTTGGAATTCGGACACTGGACCTACGAATGCACAGGAAAGCGGAAATATCTTCACAGACCGACGAGAACAACCGAGATGAAGAAGAAACTTAAAGAAGATGAGAATAAGCAGAACAACAGTGTCCCTGG GTCTAAAGACTCCAGTGACAGTAGCAGTGATTCAGACAGCTCTTCTGATGACTCATCATCTGACAGCAGCGATTCTTCTAGCTCCTCTTCGAATGATAGCGACAGCAGcagcgacagtgatgacagctcttcctcctcttcggtctcctcatcatcatcatcatcatcatcagacagCTCCGACTCTGACTCAGGAAGTAGCAGTGAATCAGATCATGGGCCaccgaaaaagaagaaaaagaagaaatag